The Firmicutes bacterium HGW-Firmicutes-1 genome includes a window with the following:
- a CDS encoding imidazole glycerol phosphate synthase cyclase subunit, translated as MLKVRVIPTLLWKDVGLVKGKSFDSWRRVDTVLPAIKVYNLREVDEIILMDISATKDGREPDYDSISDFSSECFVPMTVGGGVSDIEHIKNLLRAGADKIAINSAAYRDPDLVNRASERFGSQCVVVSIDCKKTSDGSYSCYSECGTRLEEVNVTEWAKEMESRGAGELLITSIENDGTMQGYDIELIQKVAKAVNIPVIASGGVGNYQHFVDAIVLGHASAVAAASIFHFTEQTPLEAKKYMAKNGIPVRNINTMI; from the coding sequence ATGCTAAAAGTAAGAGTGATACCTACTTTACTTTGGAAAGACGTAGGACTTGTTAAGGGAAAGTCATTTGATAGCTGGAGGCGAGTTGACACCGTTTTGCCTGCAATCAAAGTATATAATCTTCGTGAGGTTGATGAAATAATTCTTATGGATATTTCTGCTACGAAAGATGGTAGAGAACCTGACTACGATTCTATTTCTGATTTTTCCAGTGAATGTTTTGTTCCAATGACAGTTGGTGGAGGCGTTTCAGATATAGAACATATTAAAAATTTACTACGAGCAGGGGCGGATAAGATTGCAATCAATAGTGCAGCTTACAGGGATCCTGATTTGGTAAACAGAGCCTCGGAAAGATTTGGTTCCCAATGCGTTGTTGTTAGCATTGATTGTAAAAAGACTTCTGATGGTTCTTACAGTTGTTATTCAGAGTGTGGAACGCGCCTGGAGGAAGTGAACGTTACAGAATGGGCGAAGGAAATGGAATCTAGGGGTGCTGGAGAGTTATTGATTACATCTATTGAAAATGATGGTACTATGCAGGGATATGATATAGAACTTATTCAAAAAGTTGCTAAGGCCGTTAACATTCCGGTTATTGCATCTGGAGGGGTAGGAAATTATCAGCACTTTGTTGATGCTATTGTCCTAGGACATGCATCGGCTGTTGCTGCAGCAAGTATTTTTCATTTCACCGAACAAACACCACTTGAGGCTAAGAAATATATGGCTAAAAATGGAATACCCGTAAGAAATATAAACACAATGATATAA
- a CDS encoding pseudaminic acid biosynthesis-associated methylase: MSYQTKQEEFWAGEFGDQYINRNQQERILASSIALFSEILKKTSNISSVIEFGANIGVNLDAIKLLLPDAEFAAIEINQTAADYLREKQWVKVFQESILTCPQTSLYDIVVIRGVLIHINPDVLDGVYQKLYDFSQKYILIAEYYNPSPVAIEYRGHQDRLFKRDFAGDMLDKFPDLKLLDYGFVYRRDPNFPQDDITWFLLEKNNKKTEA, encoded by the coding sequence ATGTCATATCAAACAAAGCAGGAAGAGTTCTGGGCTGGTGAATTTGGAGATCAGTATATAAACCGAAACCAACAGGAGAGAATTCTAGCAAGTAGTATAGCTTTATTTAGCGAGATCTTGAAGAAAACCAGCAATATTTCTTCGGTAATTGAGTTTGGAGCAAATATAGGAGTCAATCTGGATGCAATAAAGCTACTGCTGCCAGATGCAGAATTTGCAGCAATTGAAATCAACCAGACAGCAGCAGATTATTTGAGAGAAAAACAATGGGTGAAAGTATTTCAAGAATCCATTCTTACATGTCCACAAACTTCCCTGTATGATATAGTCGTCATTAGAGGAGTCTTGATTCATATTAATCCAGATGTACTTGATGGTGTCTATCAGAAGCTTTATGATTTTAGTCAAAAATATATCCTTATTGCTGAATATTATAATCCATCTCCAGTTGCAATTGAATACAGAGGCCATCAGGATCGACTTTTTAAACGAGATTTTGCAGGTGATATGTTGGACAAGTTCCCGGATTTGAAGCTCTTAGATTATGGATTTGTTTATCGACGCGATCCTAATTTCCCACAAGATGACATTACTTGGTTCTTGTTAGAAAAAAACAATAAAAAGACGGAGGCATAG
- a CDS encoding GlcNAc-PI de-N-acetylase, which translates to MSKILVIVAHPDDEILGLGGTIKKLTLAGHTVDCLILGEGLTSRENNRLDTEKKQLDILKEDTLKAAAIIGFNKVYFSNLPDNRFDSVDFLDVVKEVDKFIQEVQPEIIYTHHYGDLNIDHRVTFNAVITACRPIGDYFTKEIYCFETPSSTEWNFQYGDNLFKPNVFVDIESTIEYKLNAMAEYKSEIREYPHPRSLEALEVIAKRWGTVVGKKYVEAFELIRKVE; encoded by the coding sequence ATGAGTAAAATTTTAGTCATAGTAGCACATCCTGATGATGAAATACTTGGCCTTGGCGGAACAATAAAGAAATTAACCCTTGCAGGGCACACCGTAGACTGCCTTATATTAGGAGAGGGATTAACATCAAGAGAAAACAACCGTCTTGATACAGAAAAAAAACAGCTGGATATTCTTAAGGAAGATACTTTGAAGGCGGCTGCAATAATTGGATTTAACAAGGTGTATTTTTCGAATCTTCCAGATAATCGATTTGATTCTGTTGATTTTTTGGATGTGGTAAAAGAAGTTGATAAATTCATTCAGGAAGTTCAACCTGAGATAATTTACACACATCACTATGGTGACCTAAATATTGACCATAGAGTCACTTTCAATGCAGTAATTACGGCTTGCAGACCTATCGGTGATTATTTTACAAAGGAAATTTATTGCTTTGAAACGCCTTCATCTACGGAATGGAATTTCCAATATGGAGATAATTTATTCAAACCAAATGTATTTGTAGACATCGAAAGTACAATTGAGTACAAGCTTAATGCTATGGCTGAATATAAATCAGAAATAAGGGAGTATCCTCATCCTAGATCGTTAGAAGCTCTTGAAGTAATTGCGAAAAGGTGGGGAACTGTTGTAGGAAAGAAATATGTAGAAGCTTTTGAACTGATTAGAAAGGTTGAATAA
- a CDS encoding N-acetyl sugar amidotransferase: protein MIHYCKKCVMPDTRPNLALDSEGVCNACRSYEKRTEIDWDKRKQELLIILDKYRSKDGSNWDCIIPVSGGKDSTYQVIRMLQLGMNPLCVTATTCDLSDIGRQNITNLQNMGVDYIEITSNRKIRAKLNRIGLTQVGDISWPEHAGIFTIPINAAVQYNVPLLIWGENSQNEFGGPAAESEHNVLDRRWLEEFGGLLGLRVTDLIGTEGIEKKHIIPFTYPSDEELKRVGVTGIFLGHYLPWDGYSNALLSEAHGFKAFEKTVEGSIVNYENVDNHQTGIHDYFKFLKFGFGRATDIASLHARRGRILREDAIELVKMHDGKFPWTYLGKPLEKILEPLDMSVDEFIKVCDRFTNKKIFKLDARGNLIKDSAGNLQKLNDDNI, encoded by the coding sequence ATGATTCATTACTGTAAAAAATGTGTAATGCCTGACACGAGGCCAAACCTTGCGCTTGACAGTGAGGGAGTTTGCAATGCATGCCGTAGTTATGAGAAGCGTACAGAAATCGATTGGGATAAAAGAAAACAGGAGCTTTTAATCATTTTAGACAAATATCGCTCAAAGGATGGTTCGAATTGGGACTGTATTATTCCAGTGAGCGGCGGAAAGGATAGTACTTACCAAGTCATTAGAATGCTGCAACTCGGTATGAACCCTCTCTGTGTCACTGCGACAACATGTGATTTGTCTGATATAGGAAGACAGAATATTACGAACCTTCAAAATATGGGGGTAGACTATATTGAAATTACCTCAAATAGGAAGATACGCGCTAAATTAAATAGAATTGGATTAACTCAAGTTGGAGATATCTCATGGCCTGAACATGCAGGTATATTTACAATACCAATTAATGCAGCAGTTCAGTATAATGTTCCACTTCTTATATGGGGAGAAAACTCTCAAAATGAATTTGGGGGACCAGCAGCAGAAAGCGAACATAATGTACTTGACAGAAGATGGCTTGAGGAGTTTGGCGGTTTACTGGGTCTTCGTGTAACTGATTTAATTGGTACAGAAGGCATTGAGAAAAAGCATATCATCCCTTTTACATATCCGTCTGATGAAGAACTGAAACGTGTTGGTGTAACGGGTATCTTCTTAGGGCATTACCTTCCTTGGGATGGTTATTCAAATGCATTACTTTCAGAGGCACATGGATTTAAGGCATTTGAGAAAACTGTTGAAGGTTCTATCGTAAACTATGAAAATGTTGACAATCATCAAACAGGTATTCATGATTATTTCAAATTTCTGAAATTTGGTTTTGGACGAGCTACCGATATTGCATCTCTGCATGCAAGAAGAGGTAGAATTCTACGTGAAGATGCTATTGAGCTTGTTAAAATGCATGACGGTAAATTTCCTTGGACATACCTAGGGAAACCATTAGAGAAAATTTTAGAGCCACTAGATATGAGTGTAGATGAATTTATTAAAGTGTGTGATCGTTTTACAAATAAGAAAATTTTTAAATTAGATGCTAGAGGGAATTTGATTAAAGATAGTGCGGGAAATCTGCAAAAGTTAAATGATGATAATATATAA
- the pseI gene encoding pseudaminic acid synthase — translation MCEGNPIVASPRCYIIAEMSANHAGSLDRAIEIIHAAKEAGADCIKIQTYTPDTMTIDCDNKYFNISKGTWQGENLYNLYKKAFTPWEWQARIKDEADKIGIDFLSTPFDNSAVDFLESIGVTTYKIASFELVDIPLIKYVASKQKPIIISTGMGSFDEIQEAVEAAENEGNHDLFLLKCSSVYPAIPEDMNLKTINHLADAFGYPVGLSDHTLGSVSAIAAVALGAKIVEKHFCISRRIENPDASFSMEPREFSEMVKNIRDTEKALGKVSYKVSEEEKISIIFRRSIFSVTNISKGEAFNEKNIRIIRPGYGLKPKFMPDILGKRAVRDIEMGMPIEWGMVE, via the coding sequence ATGTGTGAAGGTAATCCAATCGTAGCATCACCACGGTGCTATATCATAGCCGAAATGTCTGCTAATCATGCAGGTAGCCTTGATAGAGCAATAGAAATTATACATGCTGCAAAAGAAGCAGGAGCAGATTGCATAAAGATTCAAACTTATACGCCTGACACCATGACAATTGACTGCGACAATAAGTATTTCAATATTTCAAAAGGAACCTGGCAGGGTGAAAACCTATATAATTTATATAAAAAAGCATTTACCCCTTGGGAATGGCAAGCGAGAATTAAAGATGAGGCAGATAAAATTGGTATTGATTTTCTTTCAACCCCCTTCGATAATTCAGCTGTCGATTTTCTGGAAAGTATTGGAGTAACAACATATAAAATAGCATCTTTTGAGTTAGTGGATATCCCTTTAATCAAATATGTTGCATCAAAACAAAAACCGATTATAATATCTACAGGAATGGGAAGCTTTGATGAAATTCAGGAGGCTGTTGAAGCTGCTGAAAATGAAGGCAATCACGATCTATTTCTTCTCAAGTGCTCAAGTGTATATCCTGCAATCCCAGAGGATATGAATTTGAAAACGATTAACCACTTAGCAGATGCATTTGGATATCCTGTTGGCCTGTCTGATCACACACTGGGGTCAGTTTCGGCTATTGCAGCCGTTGCGTTAGGTGCTAAAATTGTAGAAAAGCATTTCTGTATAAGTAGGAGAATTGAAAACCCAGATGCATCGTTTTCGATGGAGCCAAGAGAATTTTCTGAGATGGTTAAAAATATAAGAGATACTGAAAAAGCATTGGGCAAGGTATCTTACAAGGTATCTGAAGAAGAAAAGATCAGTATTATATTCAGAAGGTCAATTTTTTCAGTTACGAATATTAGTAAAGGTGAAGCCTTTAATGAGAAAAACATACGAATTATTAGACCAGGTTATGGGTTAAAGCCTAAATTCATGCCTGATATACTTGGTAAACGAGCTGTCAGAGATATTGAAATGGGAATGCCGATTGAATGGGGGATGGTGGAATAA
- a CDS encoding acylneuraminate cytidylyltransferase produces the protein MKTGIIVQARMGSTRLPRKVLMNLEGQPMLVRVLERLKQVIGIDEIIVATTTNEMDDAVELVARTQNVIVYRGSEEDVLSRYYEAAKKENLDIVIRVTGDCPLIDPLVITEILEFFKTNEYDIVSNATVDPQFRTYPRGLDTEIFSFKALEGANIKAVEKSHREHVTIYIYENTEHKYFYKQQQDNSQFRWTVDTIEDFEFVENIYKRLYHGDNRFYQKEILELIQNEPELLKINEMIRQKEVH, from the coding sequence ATGAAAACTGGGATAATTGTTCAAGCAAGAATGGGTTCAACAAGGTTACCTAGAAAAGTTTTGATGAATTTAGAAGGACAACCGATGTTAGTTCGCGTTTTAGAAAGATTGAAGCAGGTTATTGGTATTGATGAAATAATTGTTGCCACAACAACGAACGAGATGGATGATGCAGTTGAGCTAGTTGCTCGTACTCAAAATGTGATAGTTTATCGTGGCAGTGAGGAAGATGTTTTGTCACGATATTATGAAGCCGCTAAAAAAGAGAATCTTGATATAGTTATACGTGTTACAGGAGATTGTCCGCTGATTGATCCACTAGTTATCACAGAAATACTTGAGTTTTTTAAGACGAATGAGTACGATATTGTATCAAATGCAACGGTAGATCCTCAATTTAGAACTTATCCAAGAGGACTTGACACTGAAATCTTTTCATTTAAAGCACTTGAAGGTGCAAATATAAAGGCTGTAGAGAAAAGCCATCGAGAACATGTAACAATATATATATATGAAAATACAGAACATAAATACTTCTATAAACAGCAACAAGATAATTCGCAATTTCGATGGACAGTTGACACAATTGAAGATTTTGAATTTGTTGAGAATATATATAAAAGATTATATCATGGCGATAATCGTTTTTATCAAAAGGAAATTCTTGAACTGATACAAAATGAACCAGAGCTATTAAAAATAAACGAAATGATAAGGCAAAAGGAAGTTCACTAA
- a CDS encoding flagellin encodes MIINHNIAAINTHRQLTAGSAGSSKSMEKLSSGLRINRAGDDAAGLAISEKMRGQIRGLNQASRNSQDGISLIQTAEGALNETHSILQRMRELAVQSANDTNTTGDRTNVQDEVDQLNKEIDRIAQTTQFNTKNLLDGSMGSAVTTSIANINTNTALASATTAATTLTGLLDRNGNSLGIATNDVITISYVVNGTTTTTNVTNASDTTMVTGITAAVAGATAGYAAAGATLTAGTLGTAGAINGVTITVKDASGNVRAGATNALSSFFESTAAKDARADGSATFQIGANTNQSMNLSIEKMDTAALGVKDIKVGNQGQANVAVKVLDTAITKVSTERSKLGSVQNRLEHTINNLGTSSENLTAAESRVRDVDMAKEMMEFSKNNILTQAAQAMLAQANQAPQGVLQLLR; translated from the coding sequence ATGATTATCAACCATAATATAGCAGCGATTAATACCCATAGACAACTTACAGCAGGTTCCGCAGGTTCCTCAAAATCTATGGAAAAATTATCATCAGGTTTAAGAATTAACAGAGCTGGCGACGACGCAGCTGGACTAGCAATCAGTGAAAAAATGAGAGGTCAGATCAGAGGCTTAAATCAAGCTTCAAGAAACTCTCAAGATGGTATTTCACTTATTCAAACAGCTGAAGGTGCTTTAAATGAAACTCACAGCATACTACAAAGAATGCGTGAATTAGCAGTTCAATCTGCAAATGATACAAATACTACTGGTGATCGTACGAATGTTCAGGATGAAGTTGATCAGTTGAATAAAGAAATTGACCGTATTGCACAAACAACTCAGTTTAATACGAAAAATTTATTAGATGGATCTATGGGTTCTGCGGTTACAACTAGTATTGCAAACATCAATACAAATACTGCTTTAGCATCTGCAACAACTGCGGCAACTACTCTTACTGGATTACTTGACCGTAATGGTAATTCATTAGGTATTGCAACAAATGATGTTATAACAATTTCATATGTGGTAAATGGCACTACTACTACTACTAACGTTACGAATGCTTCTGATACAACAATGGTAACCGGTATAACAGCTGCTGTTGCTGGAGCTACTGCTGGATATGCTGCAGCAGGAGCAACACTAACAGCTGGAACACTTGGAACAGCTGGAGCAATCAACGGTGTTACAATTACTGTAAAAGATGCAAGTGGAAATGTTAGAGCTGGTGCAACAAATGCATTATCAAGTTTCTTTGAATCAACAGCAGCGAAAGATGCACGTGCTGATGGATCTGCTACGTTCCAAATTGGTGCAAATACTAACCAAAGTATGAATCTTTCAATAGAAAAGATGGATACTGCTGCTTTAGGTGTAAAAGATATTAAAGTTGGAAACCAAGGTCAAGCCAATGTTGCAGTTAAAGTTCTTGATACCGCAATTACAAAAGTTTCGACTGAACGTTCAAAACTTGGTTCTGTTCAGAATCGTCTTGAACATACTATCAATAACTTAGGAACATCTTCTGAAAACCTTACTGCAGCTGAATCACGTGTACGTGACGTTGATATGGCTAAAGAAATGATGGAGTTCAGCAAGAACAATATTCTTACACAAGCTGCTCAAGCAATGCTTGCTCAAGCTAATCAAGCACCACAAGGAGTTTTACAACTTCTTAGATAA
- a CDS encoding GNAT family N-acetyltransferase, with the protein MKLEFKKAHTNQDCLLLYKWVNDPLTRKNAFNTEFISFEEHNKWFRSKMNDPNTVIYICVEKEEMKVQIGQVRLDFTNHVGIIDYYVDSQFRGKGFGSEMLKLLPDQLIKDEFVFSELIGKVKNSNVASEKAFLKAGYQLEITNGWKEFKWLNQDR; encoded by the coding sequence ATGAAGTTGGAATTTAAAAAAGCGCATACGAATCAAGATTGTCTCCTGTTATATAAATGGGTAAATGATCCACTAACTCGAAAGAACGCTTTTAACACAGAATTCATTTCCTTCGAGGAACATAATAAGTGGTTTCGTTCAAAAATGAATGATCCGAATACTGTTATTTATATTTGTGTTGAAAAAGAAGAAATGAAAGTACAGATTGGACAAGTAAGACTTGATTTCACAAATCATGTTGGAATAATTGACTATTATGTTGATTCGCAATTCAGAGGAAAAGGGTTTGGATCTGAAATGTTGAAGTTGTTACCGGATCAACTCATAAAAGACGAATTTGTGTTCAGCGAATTAATTGGTAAGGTTAAGAATAGTAATGTGGCTTCTGAAAAAGCTTTCCTTAAAGCAGGTTATCAATTAGAGATAACAAATGGATGGAAGGAATTCAAATGGTTAAATCAGGATAGATAA
- the pseC gene encoding UDP-4-amino-4,6-dideoxy-N-acetyl-beta-L-altrosamine transaminase — translation MLNDKESQLAIHKGRPVRDSLLPYGKQYIDDDDIAAVVATLKSDFVTCGPMVDAFEKNLAQSVGTKFAVAVSNGTAALHAACFAAGITEGDEVITTPMTFAASANCILYCGGTPVFADIDPKTWNINPKEIEKKITSKTKAIIPVDYTGMPVDIDAINLIAQKHNLIVIQDSAHSLGASYKGKRVGSLTDMSEFSFHPVKHITTGEGGAVVTDNEELYKKLLLFRTHGITRDLTLLEDHTQSSWYYEQQHLGYNYRITDIQCALGNSQLGKLDDFVKRRREIVHKYRLAYSKIKEITLQDIPDYCDSSWHLFVIKLNIKMLNASRNDIFDALRAENIGVNMHYIPVYLHPYYSKLGYEKGLCPNAEELYEGIISLPLFPTMKDEDVEDVMKAVKKVIHFYRKKI, via the coding sequence ATGCTAAATGATAAAGAAAGCCAACTCGCAATACATAAAGGAAGACCAGTGCGTGATAGTCTTTTACCATATGGAAAACAATACATAGATGACGACGATATAGCAGCAGTTGTTGCAACGTTAAAGAGCGATTTTGTTACTTGTGGTCCGATGGTGGATGCATTTGAAAAAAACCTTGCACAGTCAGTTGGTACAAAGTTTGCAGTCGCTGTTTCCAATGGGACGGCCGCCCTCCATGCTGCCTGCTTTGCGGCGGGCATAACAGAAGGCGATGAGGTAATCACGACACCAATGACCTTTGCGGCTTCAGCTAATTGCATTCTTTATTGTGGTGGAACGCCCGTCTTTGCAGATATTGACCCAAAAACTTGGAACATTAATCCCAAAGAAATTGAGAAAAAGATTACTTCGAAAACAAAAGCAATCATCCCTGTTGATTATACAGGAATGCCAGTTGATATTGATGCAATCAACCTTATCGCCCAAAAACATAATTTGATTGTTATTCAGGACTCAGCTCATTCTCTTGGCGCAAGCTATAAGGGCAAAAGAGTGGGAAGTCTTACAGATATGAGTGAATTTAGTTTTCACCCAGTTAAGCATATAACAACTGGTGAGGGTGGAGCGGTTGTAACAGATAACGAGGAGCTTTACAAAAAACTATTATTATTCAGAACACATGGAATTACTAGGGACTTAACACTTTTAGAAGATCATACTCAAAGTAGTTGGTATTATGAACAGCAGCATTTGGGTTATAACTATAGAATAACTGATATTCAGTGTGCTCTTGGAAACAGCCAATTAGGTAAATTAGATGACTTTGTAAAGCGTAGAAGAGAAATTGTTCATAAATATCGGCTTGCCTATTCAAAAATCAAAGAAATTACTTTACAAGATATACCCGATTACTGCGATTCGAGCTGGCATTTGTTTGTGATAAAACTAAACATTAAGATGCTCAATGCTTCAAGGAATGATATTTTTGATGCGTTAAGGGCTGAAAATATAGGGGTTAATATGCATTATATTCCGGTATATCTGCATCCTTATTATAGTAAGTTGGGTTATGAAAAGGGACTATGTCCAAATGCAGAAGAATTGTACGAAGGAATTATTTCACTCCCATTATTTCCAACTATGAAGGATGAGGATGTTGAGGATGTTATGAAGGCGGTTAAAAAAGTTATTCATTTTTATCGAAAGAAAATTTAG
- a CDS encoding methionyl-tRNA formyltransferase: MNIVIATVKSWNIKNALEFKQVVSKQVNVHIIDNKEELNYQKLQELDPEYIFFTHWSWMIPKEIYEAFTCVVFHMTDLPFGRGGSPLQNLIANGIRDTKISALKVDGGLDAGPIYIKETLNLNGTAEEIFIRASNTIFREMIPKILDNKLLPVEQNGEAVVFKRRKIEDGEITDDFNLEKIYDYIRMLDGEGYPKAYINFGGLRLEFSRASLKNGKIIADVEIKEVDNNE, from the coding sequence ATGAACATTGTAATTGCCACTGTTAAAAGTTGGAACATAAAGAATGCATTAGAATTTAAGCAGGTAGTAAGTAAGCAAGTAAATGTTCATATAATTGATAACAAGGAAGAGCTTAATTACCAAAAGCTTCAAGAGCTTGATCCAGAATATATATTTTTTACCCATTGGTCATGGATGATTCCAAAAGAAATATATGAAGCGTTTACATGTGTAGTTTTTCATATGACGGATTTGCCATTTGGAAGAGGGGGAAGCCCTTTGCAGAATTTAATTGCAAATGGTATTAGAGATACAAAAATTTCAGCTTTAAAAGTAGACGGAGGTCTTGATGCAGGGCCAATTTATATAAAAGAGACACTGAATTTAAACGGTACAGCTGAGGAAATATTTATTAGAGCCTCAAATACTATATTTAGAGAAATGATACCTAAAATATTGGACAATAAATTATTGCCTGTTGAACAAAATGGGGAAGCGGTAGTATTTAAAAGAAGAAAAATCGAAGATGGAGAAATTACAGATGACTTCAACCTTGAAAAGATATATGATTATATAAGGATGCTTGATGGTGAGGGCTATCCCAAGGCATATATCAATTTTGGGGGATTACGATTAGAATTTTCAAGAGCATCTTTGAAAAACGGAAAGATCATTGCAGACGTTGAGATAAAAGAGGTGGATAACAATGAGTAA
- the pseG gene encoding UDP-2,4-diacetamido-2,4,6-trideoxy-beta-L-altropyranose hydrolase, producing MLKILFRVDGSQRIGMGHIIRCLSLAKELKNAGVEVAFITKHKEGESKVISSGFKAFRIPCDIEDSSEGFYYGSPEDLIEESGYIINLISNVKPQILIIDSYNVSMDFFSALKQEVKTVYIDDINRFNYPVDMIINGNINATDLNYTKHTVAEQMLLGIDYNMIRNEFKDLPKRIVAKEITQIMITTGGSDLFGLSQKLSKWILTNSKFENIQINLIVGSAFSNKSELNKLALEHKNFVLYENPKKISEIMLQSDIAISSGGSTLYELCACGTPTISFIVADNQLGIVLRMNELGLVQSIGWHNELEEESLIKNLSNLMENFEKRKEISSNGQKLVDGNGCSRIVEKLLQMI from the coding sequence ATGTTGAAAATTCTCTTTAGAGTAGACGGAAGCCAAAGAATCGGTATGGGTCATATAATACGCTGTCTTTCACTTGCAAAGGAATTAAAAAATGCAGGTGTTGAAGTTGCGTTTATTACCAAACATAAAGAGGGAGAAAGCAAGGTCATAAGTAGTGGCTTTAAGGCATTTAGGATACCATGTGATATAGAAGATTCGAGTGAAGGGTTTTATTATGGTAGCCCAGAGGATTTAATCGAGGAATCGGGTTATATAATTAATTTAATCAGTAACGTGAAGCCCCAAATTTTAATCATAGATTCATATAACGTCTCTATGGATTTTTTTTCAGCGCTCAAACAAGAGGTGAAAACTGTTTACATAGATGATATCAATCGTTTCAATTACCCAGTGGATATGATCATTAACGGAAACATAAATGCTACAGACCTTAATTACACAAAACATACTGTAGCTGAGCAAATGCTCCTTGGAATTGATTATAATATGATTCGTAATGAATTTAAAGATTTGCCCAAAAGAATTGTTGCTAAAGAAATTACTCAAATAATGATAACTACAGGCGGCTCGGATTTATTTGGACTTTCTCAGAAATTATCCAAATGGATTTTAACCAATTCGAAATTTGAGAATATACAAATCAATCTCATAGTTGGATCTGCTTTTTCAAATAAATCAGAACTCAATAAACTTGCCCTTGAACACAAAAATTTTGTTTTATATGAAAACCCTAAGAAAATATCCGAAATTATGCTGCAATCTGACATAGCTATTTCATCAGGAGGCAGTACGCTTTACGAACTTTGTGCTTGTGGTACACCTACAATTTCTTTTATAGTGGCGGATAATCAGCTGGGGATAGTATTGAGAATGAACGAACTTGGACTTGTACAATCGATAGGTTGGCATAATGAATTAGAAGAAGAAAGTCTTATAAAGAACCTTTCCAATTTAATGGAAAACTTTGAAAAAAGAAAAGAAATTAGCTCTAATGGACAAAAACTGGTGGACGGAAACGGCTGCAGTAGAATTGTTGAAAAACTATTGCAAATGATATAA
- a CDS encoding imidazole glycerol phosphate synthase subunit HisH, protein MKVAIIDYGMCNLLSVKRAFEECGADSFITTQPSELDEATHIVLPGVGAFPDAMKMLTINGWVPEIQKNANLGIPILGICLGMQLLAEWGEEGERTKGLGLIQGEVIRFDKSYQDRIPHVGWNELHQKQPHPLFEGLPDKADFYFVHSYHFRVENHMDVLGTTPYCGGFVSVVNRQNIFGAQFHPEKSQRMGFKLIKNFLNYC, encoded by the coding sequence ATGAAAGTGGCAATTATCGATTATGGAATGTGCAACCTATTATCAGTAAAAAGAGCTTTTGAAGAGTGTGGTGCAGATTCTTTTATTACAACTCAACCTTCAGAACTAGATGAGGCAACTCACATCGTACTACCAGGAGTGGGTGCCTTTCCGGATGCTATGAAAATGCTTACAATAAATGGGTGGGTACCGGAAATTCAAAAAAATGCTAATTTAGGTATACCTATTTTGGGAATCTGCCTTGGCATGCAGCTTCTAGCTGAGTGGGGTGAAGAAGGTGAACGAACAAAAGGACTTGGATTGATCCAAGGAGAGGTGATTCGTTTTGACAAGTCCTATCAAGATCGAATTCCCCATGTAGGCTGGAATGAGTTGCACCAGAAGCAGCCTCATCCTCTTTTTGAAGGATTACCAGATAAAGCAGACTTTTACTTCGTTCATAGCTATCATTTTAGAGTGGAAAATCATATGGACGTACTGGGAACCACTCCGTATTGTGGAGGATTTGTTTCTGTTGTAAACAGACAAAATATATTTGGCGCACAGTTTCATCCGGAAAAAAGTCAGAGAATGGGCTTTAAATTAATCAAAAACTTTTTGAATTATTGTTAA